The Sesamum indicum cultivar Zhongzhi No. 13 linkage group LG1, S_indicum_v1.0, whole genome shotgun sequence genome includes a window with the following:
- the LOC105172331 gene encoding protein QUIRKY — protein MSEFCGQVMSNLKLAVEVVRAHNLMPKDGQGSSNAFVELHFDGQKFRTTIKEKDLDPFWNETFYFNVSNPTDLHNLTLEAHVYSMNKNSNSKSSLGKVRITGTSFVPYSDAVVFNYPLEKGSIFSRARGELGLKVYVTNDPYIKSSAPLPEMSSSSSHLSLHSSHEELPSQKVEESIPDVVTNGKKGSRRTFYNLSSSNNQRQQPLPAPSHQPIQYGGDEMRSEPQAPQVVRMYAGSSSQPTDFTLRETSPILGGGQVVGGRVRRSEKQSSIYDLVEPMQFLFVRVVKAHGLPSKDLTGSLDPYVEVKLGNYKGVTKHFEKTQNPEWNTVFTFSKDRMQSSVLEVVVKDKDMMKDDFVGLVQFDLHEIPTRVPPDSPLAPQWYRLEDKKGEKQKGELMLAVWMGTQADEAFSDAWHSDAASPVDSSGPSTHIRSKVYHSPRLWYVRVNVIEAQDLVVAEKNRQNQCNRKP, from the exons ATGTCg GAATTTTGTGGACAAGTCATGAGCAATCTCAAGCTAGCTGTGGAAGTTGTGAGAGCCCACAACCTTATGCCCAAAGATGGGCAGGGCTCCTCTAACGCTTTTGTGGAGCTTCACTTTGATGGTCAGAAATTCCGCACCACCATCAAAGAAAAGGATCTTGATCCATTCTGGAATGAGACATTCTATTTTAATGTCTCTAACCCTACTGACCTGCATAATCTCACACTTGAGGCTCACGTCTACAGCATGAATAAAAACAGCAATTCAAAATCATCCCTCGGGAAGGTTCGCATAACCGGTACATCGTTTGTTCCCTATTCTGATGCTGTTGTATTTAACTATCCTTTGGAGAAAGGAAGCATATTCTCACGTGCAAGAGGGGAACTTGGCCTGAAAGTGTATGTAACTAATGATCCATATATCAAGTCGTCAGCACCTCTTCCTGAGATGTCTTCATCATCTTCACATTTGAGTTTGCATTCAAGCCACGAAGAGCTGCCTTCACAGAAAGTGGAAGAGTCCATCCCAGATGTAGTGACTAATGGAAAAAAGGGGTCGAGACGTACATTTTACAATCTTTCCAGCTCAAATAACCAGCGCCAACAGCCTCTGCCTGCACCCTCCCACCAACCAATCCAATACGGGGGTGATGAAATGAGGTCTGAACCTCAGGCACCACAAGTTGTCCGCATGTATGCAGGTTCATCGTCACAGCCTACTGATTTTACACTTAGAGAAACGAGCCCAATCCTTGGAGGGGGTCAGGTTGTTGGAGGACGAGTTAGACGTTCGGAGAAGCAGTCCAGCATTTATGACCTCGTTGAGCCAATGCAATTTCTCTTTGTTAGAGTTGTCAAAGCTCATGGCCTTCCCTCCAAGGATCTCACTGGGAGTCTTGACCCATATGTTGAAGTGAAACTCGGTAACTACAAAGGAGTGACAAAGCACTTTGAGAAAACCCAAAACCCAGAGTGGAACACGGTGTTCACCTTTTCAAAAGACAGAATGCAGTCATCTGTTTTGGAAGTTGTTGTTAAAGATAAGGATATGATGAAAGATGATTTCGTTGGTCTTGTTCAATTTGATCTCCATGAGATTCCCACGCGAGTTCCACCTGATAGTCCTTTGGCTCCACAATGGTATCGGCTTGAGGACAAGAAAGGTGAAAAACAGAAAGGTGAATTGATGTTAGCTGTCTGGATGGGCACACAAGCCGATGAGGCTTTCTCCGATGCTTGGCATTCAGATGCAGCTAGTCCTGTTGATAGCTCAGGCCCTTCAACACATATCCGTTCGAAAGTCTACCATTCTCCAAGATTATGGTATGTACGGGTTAATGTGATTGAGGCACAAGACTTGGTTGTGGCTGAGAAAAATCG ACAAAACCAATGCAATCGCAAACCATGA
- the LOC110011981 gene encoding FT-interacting protein 1-like (The sequence of the model RefSeq protein was modified relative to this genomic sequence to represent the inferred CDS: added 24 bases not found in genome assembly): MFVAAEPFDDHLIISVEDRVGPNKDEVLGKTFIPLATVERRADDRVVHSRWFNLQKPSATDIEEPKKDKFASRVHLRVCLDGGYHVLDESTHYSSDLRPTAKQLWKPPIGILELGILNADALTPMKTRNGRGTSDTFCVAKYGQKWVRTRTITDCLNPKYNEQYTWEVFDPATVLTVGVFDNGQIGERGSNGHRDMKIGKVRIRISTLETDRVYTHSYPLLVLHPSGVKKMGELHLAIRFSCTSMMNMMSLYSRPLLPKMHYKMPLSMVQLDMLRRQAVNIVAARLTRAEPPLRKEVIEYMTDADSHLWSMRRSKANFFRLMSVFNGLLAVWKWFGEVCMWKNPITTVLVHVLFVMLICFPELILPTLFLYMFLIGLWNYRYRPKYPPHMNTRLSCADAVHPDELDEEFDTFPTTRSSDIVRMRYDRLRSVAGRIQTVIGDIASQGERIQALLSWRDPRATVIFMAFCIVAAVVLYAVPFQLLIVMAGLYVMRHPRFRHKLPPVPLNFFRRLPARTDSML, translated from the coding sequence GATGACCATCTGATAATTTCGGTTGAAGATCGCGTAGGTCCAAACAAAGATGAGGTTCTTGGTAAGACTTTTATACCATTGGCAACGGTTGAACGGCGTGCGGATGATCGGGTTGTCCACTCTCGATGGTTTAACCTACAAAAACCAAGTGCAACTGATATAGAGGAGCCAAAGAAAGATAAGTTTGCTAGTAGGGTCCATCTTCGTGTCTGCCTAGATGGAGGTTATCATGTACTCGATGAATCTACACATTATAGTAGTGATCTCCGGCCAACAGCAAAACAGCTTTGGAAACCACCAATTGGTATTCTGGAACTAGGCATTTTAAATGCTGATGCCCTTACACCCATGAAGACAAGAAATGGTCGCGGCACTTCAGATACTTTTTGTGTGGCAAAGTATGGTCAAAAGTGGGTTAGAACAAGAACAATTACGGACTGCTTGAATCCGAAGTACAACGAGCAGTACACGTGGGAAGTTTTTGATCCAGCCACTGTTCTTACTGTTGGTGTTTTTGATAATGGACAAATTGGCGAGAGGGGTTCAAATGGTCACAGAGACATGAAAATTGGGAAAGTTCGGATTCGAATTTCAACTCTTGAAACTGATCGAGTATATACTCATTCTTACCCTTTGCTTGTACTTCACCCTTCTGGTGTAAAGAAAATGGGAGAGTTACATTTGGCAATTCGGTTTTCATGCACAtccatgatgaacatgatgagCTTATACTCCAGACCGCTCTTGCCCAAAATGCACTATAAGATGCCATTGTCAATGGTGCAACTGGACATGCTGCGTCGCCAAGCGGTCAATATAGTGGCAGCACGGCTAACCCGTGCTGAGCCCCCTCTCAGAAAGGAAGTAATTGAGTATATGACTGATGCTGATTCACATCTCTGGAGTATGAGGCGTAGCAAGGCAAACTTTTTCCGGCTGATGTCAGTCTTTAACGGATTATTGGCCGTTTGGAAATGGTTTGGAGAAGTTTGCATGTGGAAGAACCCCATTACGACGGTGCTAGTTCATGTCCTCTTTGTCATGCTGATCTGTTTCCCCGAATTGATTCTACCCACACTGTTTCTTTACATGTTTCTGATTGGTCTTTGGAACTACCGTTACCGGCCAAAGTACCCTCCTCACATGAACACAAGACTATCCTGTGCTGATGCAGTGCATCCTGATGAACTTGATGAGGAATTTGATACATTCCCTACCACACGCAGTTCAGATATCGTGAGGATGAGGTACGACCGATTAAGAAGTGTGGCTGGTAGAATCCAGACGGTGATAGGTGACATAGCATCACAGGGGGAGAGGATTCAGGCACTGTTGAGCTGGCGGGACCCACGCGCGACTGTTATATTCATGGCGTTCTGCATAGTGGCTGCTGTTGTATTATATGCTGTCCCTTTCCAGTTGTTGATTGTCATGGCCGGACTATATGTCATGAGGCACCCAAGATTTCGGCATAAGTTACCCCCAGTACCTCTGAATTTCTTCCGACGGCTCCCTGCCAGGACGGATAGCATGTTGTGA
- the LOC105174365 gene encoding putative ripening-related protein 2 — MRNRTLPFLLFLLFSVLIMTLTLRAEAKSCKPSGKIKGKKPPKDQCNQGNDSDCCEEGKYYDIYKCSPTVSARTKAVLTINGFEKGEDGGSEAECDGKYHSDDIPIVALSTGWFNKMHRCFKNITIYGNGKSVNAMVIDECDSTMGCDKDHDYQPPCDNNIVDASRAVWEALGVPKKDRGLMDIYWTDA; from the coding sequence atgaggaaTCGAACTCTTCCTTTTCTgctctttctccttttctctGTTCTCATCATGACCTTAACCCTGAGGGCTGAAGCTAAATCCTGCAAACCTAGTGGCAAGATTAAGGGCAAGAAACCCCCTAAAGATCAATGCAATCAGGGGAATGATTCTGATTGCTGTGAAGAAGGCAAGTACTACGACATCTACAAATGCTCCCCTACAGTCTCTGCTCGCACTAAAGCTGTCCTGACGATCAACGGCTTTGAGAAAGGTGAAGATGGTGGGAGCGAAGCAGAGTGTGATGGCAAGTACCACTCGGATGACATACCAATCGTGGCTCTATCGACAGGATGGTTCAATAAAATGCATAGATGCTTCAAGAATATCACCATTTATGGTAATGGGAAAAGTGTGAATGCTATGGTGATTGACGAGTGTGACTCCACAATGGGTTGTGATAAAGATCACGACTACCAGCCGCCCTGCGACAACAACATTGTTGATGCCTCAAGAGCTGTCTGGGAAGCTTTAGGGGTGCCTAAAAAAGATAGAGGTCTGATGGATATCTACTGGACTGATGCATGA